DNA from bacterium:
TGCGGGGACCGGGTGGAGGGCTACGCCTGGGACCTGGACGACGACGGGGAGTACGACGACGCGGCGGGGATCAAGCCGCTGTTGAGCTGGACGCAGGTGCGGCAGGTGGTCTGCGGCGGCTCGTGCGAGGTGGGGCTGGCGTACCCGCTGTCGCTGCGGGTGACGGACCGGCTGGGGTACACGGCGGAGGCGCCGGCGCAGGTGACGATCGGCGCTCTGGAGGTGCCGATCCGCCTGGCCTCGCCCAACGGCGGGGAGGTGCTGGGGACGGGCACGAGCGCGGCGGTGCGCTTCGTGAGCGGTGCGACGGTGGAGGAGGTGCGGCTGCTGCTGCGCCGCGGCGACGGTCCCTGGCGGACGGTGCTGCCGTCGGGCACGTACCGCGCGGCGGGGACGGCGGAGGACGGCGCGGTGGTGGACGGGGTGCGTTTCTGGAAGGTGCCGCCGGCGCTGGAAGGGACGTACCGGGACTACGCGCTGAAGGTGGTGGGGTATACCGGCGGGGACGCGGTGGGCTCGGACGAGAGTGACGGGCGCATCGGGATCGGGCCGGTGGAGGTGACGGCGCCGGCGACGGGGGCTCTGCTCGTGGGCGGTCGGCGGGCGAGCGTGCGCTGGAGCCGCTGGGCGACGGTGCGGCCGGTGGCGGCGGTGCGGATCAGGTACACGGTCGACGGGGGCGAGAGCTGGCAGCTGGCGGGGTACGCGCGCCCCGGTGCGGGGGAGTACTCCTGGCGGGTGCCGGTGCTGCGCCGGCGCAGCGATCGCTGCCGCGTGGCGGTGGAGCTGCTCGGCGTGATGGGCGCGGTGCTGGGGCGGGACGCGGGCGCCGGCGCCTTCAGCATCGGCGGCGGGGTGGAGCTGCTCGGGCCGCAGGCGGGGGACCTGGTCTACGGCGGGACCGGGAGGCTGGTGCGCTGGCAGACGGCGGCGATCGGGCCGGTGGCCCGCACGCGCGTCTCGTCGAGCCTGGACGGCGGTGCGACATGGACAGTGTTGGCGACGCTGGCGGGCAATCCGGGTGAGTACGCGTGGGATGCGCCGGCGGTGACGGAGGCCAACGCGCAGTGCCGTCTGGCGGTGGCGCTGCTGGACGCGCGCGGGGCGGTGCTCGCGCGCGATGAGGGGGAGGGGCTCTTTACGCTCGTGCCGAAGCCCTGATCTGCGGGAACTTCACGGAGTCCCGGCCGGCGCCTGTCGCCGCGCCGGCCGGGCGGACGTCAGGCCGCGACGGGGCCGGTGGGCTTCTCTTTCATCCCGAGGAGCCGCCGCACCCGGTGCTGCAGGCCATCGAAGTAGGTGTAGAAGACCGGCGTCACGTACAGCGTGATGAACTGCGAGAAGGCCAGCCCGCCGACGACGGCGAGGCCGAGCGGGCGGCGGCTTTCGGCGCCGGCGCCGAGGCCGAGCGCGATCGGCAGCGTGCCGAAGAGCGCGCACATCGTGGTCATCATGATCGGGCGGAAGCGGATGGCGCAGGCCTCGAGGATGGCGTCCAGCGGCGCCTTGCCTTCCTTGCGCTCGGCCTCCAGCGCGAAGTCGATCATCATGATGGCGTTCTTCTTGACGACGCCGATGAGCATGATCAGGCCGACGTAGCTGTAGACCGACAGCTCCTGCCGGAAGACCAGCAGCGTCAGCAGCGCACCGAAGCCGGCGAACGGCAGTCCGGAGAGGATCGTCAGCGGGTGCACGAAGCTCTCGTACAGGATGCCGAGCACGAGGTAGATCACCAGGACCGCCAGCACCAGCAGGGCCAGCAGCCCGGCCTGCGACGCCTTGAAGGCCTGGGCCGTCCCCGAGAAGCTCCCGGTGACGGTCTGGGGCAGCACGCCCCGGGCCACTCCTTCCACCTGCTTCACCGCGTCCCCGAGCGCGACGCCGGGCTTCGTGTTGAAGGCCAGCGTGACCGCCGGCAGCTGCCCGGCGTGGTTGACGGTGAGCGGCCCGAGGCCCGCCCGCATCGTGGCCAGGGTCGAGAGCGGCACCAGCTCGCCCTTCGCGGTGCGGATCGACAGCAGGTCCAGCGCCGCGGGGTCGCGCTGGTACTCCGGCAGCGTCTGCAGGATCACCTGGTACTGGTTCGTGGGGGTGTAGATCGTCGAGACCTGCCGCGCGCCGTAGGCGTAGTAGAGGGAGTTCTCGATCTGCTGGGCGCTGACGCCGAGCGCCGCCGCGCGATCGCGGTCGATCTCGATGGTGACCTCGGGGTTCTTCAGCAGCAGGTCGCTCGTCACGTCCTGGAGGCCGGGCAGCTCGCGCAGCTTCGCCTCGAGCTGCGGCGCGACCGCGTACAGCTCGTCGAGGTCCTGACCCTGGAGCGTGTACTGGTAGAGGCTCTTGCTCGATGCGCCGGGCAGGCGGATCGTCGGGGGCACCTGCGGGAACGCGCGGATGCCCGGGACCTGCGCCAGCCTGCCGCGCAGGCCCTCGACGACCTGGGCGCCGTCTGCCGTGCGCTCGCGCCGGTCGCGCAGCTTGATGAACATCCGTCCCTGGTTCGAGCTGCCGCCGCCCGGCCCGCCGCCCGCGGAGGACATGAAGGACTCGATGTTCGGCTCCTTCGCGACGATCTCCATCAACGCCTGCTGGTGCGGCACCATCGCTTCGAAGGAGGTCCCCTCGGCGGCCTCGGTGATGATCGAGAGCCGGCCGGTGTCCTCGATCGGGAAGAGGCCCTTGGGGACGAGCCTGAAGAGCCCGACCGTGCCGGCCATGATCGCCAGCGAAGCCGCCAGCGCGACGCGACGGTGGCGCGTGAACCAGGCGAGACTGCGGACATAGAGGCCGAGGAAGAACTGGTAGCCGCGCTCGGTGAAATTGAAGAAGCGGCCGTGCGCGGTGTCGTGCGAGCTGCGGATGAAGCGGCTGCACATCATCGGCGTCAGCGTCAGCGAGACGACGCCGGAGATCAGGATCGCCGAGACGATCGTGATCGAGAACTCGCGGAAGAGCCGGCCGATGACCCCGGGCATGAAGATCAGCGGCAGGAAGACCGCGGCCAGCGAGATCGTCATCGAGAGGATCGTGAAGCCGATCTCCGCCGCGCCATCCAGCGCGGCCTGCATCGGTCTCTTGCCCATCTCGACGTGGCGCACGATGTTCTCGAGCATCACGATCGCGTCGTCGACGACGAAGCCGAGCGAGAGCGTGAGCGCCATCAGCGAGAGGTTGTCGATGTTGTAGCCGAAGGCCTTCATGACGGCGAACGTGCCGATGACGCTCATCGGCAGCGCGAGGCTCGGGATCACGGTGGCCGAGACGTTGCGCAGGAAGAAGAAGATCACCAGCACCACGAGCACGAAGGTCAGCAGCAGCGTCCACTGCACGTCGTTCACCGAGTCCTTGATCGACTCGGAGCGGTCGTAGAGCACGTCCACGCTCACCGACGCCGGCAGCTGCTGGCGCAGCACGTCGAGGGTCTGGCGCACTGCCTTCGCTACGGCGACGGTGTTGGTGCCGGGCTGGCGCTGGATCGCCAGGATGACGCCACGGCTCGCGACGCCCTCGTTCGTGAACCAGGCGGCGGTCTTGTCGTTCTGGACGCTGTCGAGCACGCGGCCGACGTCGTCGAGGCGCACCGGCGCGCCGCCGCGATAGGCGACGATCAGCTGGCGGAAGGCATCGGCATCTTCGAGCTGCCCGGAGGCGCGCAGCGTCAGCGCCTTCTCCGCGCCCCAGAGGGTGCCGGTCGGCATGTTCACGTTCCCCTGGTCGATCGCGTTCGAGACCTCGTCGATGCCGATCTGCTTCACGGCCAGCCGGCGCGGGTCGACCTGGACGCGCACCGCGTACTTCTGCGAGCCGTAGACCTGCACCTGGGCCACGCCCTGGACCATCGAGATCCGCTGGGCCATCAGGTTCTCGCCGTACTCGCTGAGCGTGGAGAGCTGGAGCGTCTTCGAGGTCAGCGCCAGGAACAGGATCGGGTCGTCGGCCGGATTGACCTTCTGGTACGACGGCGGCGTGATGTCCTGCGGCAGGCTGCGCATGGTCTGGGCGATCGCGGCCTGCACGTCCTGGGCGGCGGCGTCGATGTCGCGGTCGAGCGCGAAGGTCAGCACGATCGTCGCCGAGCCCTGGCTCGACGACGAGGTCATCGAGTCGATGCCGGCGATCGTCGAGAACTGCTTCTCCAGCGGGGTGGCGACCGCGGAGGCCATCGTCTCCGGGTCGGCCCCGGAGAGACTGGCGCGCACCTGCACCGTGGGGTAGTCGACGTTGGGCAGGTCGCTCACCGGGAGGGTGCGGTAGCCCATGACCCCGAACATGACGACCGCGGCCATCAGCAGCGTGGTCGCGATGGGCCGGCGAATGAAGAGGCCGGCGATGTTCAACGGGCTTTCTCCGCCAGGCCGGTCTTGAGGACCACGGGCGAGCCCGGCGTCAGGCGCAGCTGGCCGTCGGTGACGACGGTGTCGCCGGCGGCGAGGCCGGCCTCGATCACGGTGCGCCCATCGGCGGCCGGGCCCGGCTTCACCGGGCGGACGGCGGCGGTGCCGCCCGCCTCGACGATGAAGACGTACGGCCCCTGCTGCCCGTTCTGGAGCGCGGCGGTGGGTACGACGACAGCCTTCCCGCGCACGGTCAGCACCAGCGAGACGTCGACGAACTGCCCCGGCCAGAGCACGCGGTCGGCGTTCGCGAACTCGGCCTTCAGGGCGATGGTCCCGGTGGCCCGGTCGACCGAGTTGTCGACGAAGACGACACGGCCTTCCCGGGGCGCTCCCTCGCCGCCCGACAGCGCGACCCGCACGGAGAGCGTCCCGGCGGCGCGGTAGCGCTGCACCTCCGGGAGCCGCGGCTCGGGCACCGCGAAACGGACGTGGATCGGCTGGATCTGATTGACCACCACGAGGGTCA
Protein-coding regions in this window:
- a CDS encoding efflux RND transporter permease subunit, giving the protein MNIAGLFIRRPIATTLLMAAVVMFGVMGYRTLPVSDLPNVDYPTVQVRASLSGADPETMASAVATPLEKQFSTIAGIDSMTSSSSQGSATIVLTFALDRDIDAAAQDVQAAIAQTMRSLPQDITPPSYQKVNPADDPILFLALTSKTLQLSTLSEYGENLMAQRISMVQGVAQVQVYGSQKYAVRVQVDPRRLAVKQIGIDEVSNAIDQGNVNMPTGTLWGAEKALTLRASGQLEDADAFRQLIVAYRGGAPVRLDDVGRVLDSVQNDKTAAWFTNEGVASRGVILAIQRQPGTNTVAVAKAVRQTLDVLRQQLPASVSVDVLYDRSESIKDSVNDVQWTLLLTFVLVVLVIFFFLRNVSATVIPSLALPMSVIGTFAVMKAFGYNIDNLSLMALTLSLGFVVDDAIVMLENIVRHVEMGKRPMQAALDGAAEIGFTILSMTISLAAVFLPLIFMPGVIGRLFREFSITIVSAILISGVVSLTLTPMMCSRFIRSSHDTAHGRFFNFTERGYQFFLGLYVRSLAWFTRHRRVALAASLAIMAGTVGLFRLVPKGLFPIEDTGRLSIITEAAEGTSFEAMVPHQQALMEIVAKEPNIESFMSSAGGGPGGGSSNQGRMFIKLRDRRERTADGAQVVEGLRGRLAQVPGIRAFPQVPPTIRLPGASSKSLYQYTLQGQDLDELYAVAPQLEAKLRELPGLQDVTSDLLLKNPEVTIEIDRDRAAALGVSAQQIENSLYYAYGARQVSTIYTPTNQYQVILQTLPEYQRDPAALDLLSIRTAKGELVPLSTLATMRAGLGPLTVNHAGQLPAVTLAFNTKPGVALGDAVKQVEGVARGVLPQTVTGSFSGTAQAFKASQAGLLALLVLAVLVIYLVLGILYESFVHPLTILSGLPFAGFGALLTLLVFRQELSVYSYVGLIMLIGVVKKNAIMMIDFALEAERKEGKAPLDAILEACAIRFRPIMMTTMCALFGTLPIALGLGAGAESRRPLGLAVVGGLAFSQFITLYVTPVFYTYFDGLQHRVRRLLGMKEKPTGPVAA